The following proteins come from a genomic window of Papilio machaon chromosome 7, ilPapMach1.1, whole genome shotgun sequence:
- the LOC106719397 gene encoding nose resistant to fluoxetine protein 6-like produces the protein NGIAFNNVNTNVSNYPFDKKLYEDVLDPELCRRQLDYLMGNNTALMFRFQDASARLPRGILQGNLVDLGNYHQCLDINEGAENMNIQGKYCMTRVSAVNNTQMFEFLSKISPFDINNIVDKMMNDRVNDYVKLERSFQPIFVMPERNMRVGADNSLSFTQSGFGMCIPASCTVQEALSAFFFNLTETGINVNADFYRLPNDKPWVPADYVAIVVFSSIGLLVILSTIYDVWLRLLLKKDPKDISVLYSSFSTYTNCRRLLTFKSSPNSLHCIDGIRALAMFWVIAGHTIFYVAFCINRLDGLQWLISRKAFWITSAPITVDTFFMISGLLVVYTTAGKLNNIQLIRNLPIFYLSRLLRMFPILAAMILYLVSFHNRIADGPNWNIPAQNVLTCRQYWWSALLHIQNWYNAKAMCLGESWYLSVDVQLHILSPIVLFWVLTGRKLWAWTALTLGLLTSVAAATAYNFVNNFQSGIFSQNIDKIQKYQIYYYTNTLTRASPFFVGMVFGYILHIWKGRLLKINKVIIWIIWLCALSLLGLVVYCVRLNLEKDWDNQLVDNILNSFMRPAWAIGLGWVIFACEKGHGGPIKWFLCLDIWKLPARLSYAMYLIHLTLITTKYSTASLQNYFSVENLIFDITTFLMITMLIAFVATLTIDAPFTTLFKLLIFKDKLTTKTQNRTVSKELSETVNNGPNILEHEGEITSKKI, from the exons AATGGAATTGCCTTCAATAATGTGAATACTAACGTCTCTAATTATCCATTTGATAAAAAACTATACGAAGATGTATTGGATCCGGAATTGTGTCGGAGACaattagattatttaatgGGAAATAACACTGCTTTAATGTTTCGat ttCAAGATGCAAGTGCAAGATTACCAAGAGGAATATTACAGGGAAACTTGGTTGACTTAGGCAATTACCATCAATGCTTAGATATAAACGAAGGTGcagaaaatatgaatattcaaGGAAAATATTGTATGACAAGAGTATCGGCGGTCAATAATACCCAaatgtttgaatttctttCGAAAATATCTccttttgatattaataacatagtaGATAAGATGATGAATGACAGAGTTAACGATTATGTAAAACTAGAACGAAGCTTTCAACCAATTTTTGTAATGCCTGAACGTAATATGAG ggtTGGTGCAGATAATTCTTTGTCTTTTACTCAATCTGGATTTGGCATGTGTATACCTGCGTCTTGCACAGTACAGGAAGCTTTATCCGCCTTTTTCTTTAACTTGACTGAAACTGGAATTAATGTGAATGCAGATTTTTATCGCCTTCCTAATGATAAGCCATGGGTACCAGCGGATTATGTtgcaat agtGGTGTTTTCATCCATTGGACTACTAGTCATACTTAGCACGATCTACGATGTTTGGCTGAGATTACTTctcaaaaaag atCCAAAAGATATAAGCGTCCTTTACAGTTCGTTCTCCACATATACCAATTGCCGACGCTTACTTACATTCAAATCGAGTCCCAACTCGTTACATTGTATTGATGGTATCAGAGCTTTGGCTATGTTCTGGGTCATCGCTGGTCacactattttttatgtagCTTTCTGCATCAATCGACTTGACGGTCTTCAA TGGTTAATTTCCAGGAAGGCATTCTGGATTACATCTGCTCCTATCACTGTTGATACATTTTTCATGATAAGTGGTCTTCTTGTAGTCTATACTACTGcaggaaaattaaataata TTCAACTAATAAGAAATCTGCCCATTTTCTACCTGAGTCGACTTCTCCGAATGTTTCCGATCCTTGCTGCCATGATATTATACTTAGTATCTTTCCACAACCGCATTGCGGATGGTCCTAACTGGAATATACCAGCTCAGAATGTACTCACTTGCAGGCAGTATTGGTGGTCCGCACTACTGCATATACAAAATTGGTATAATGCCAAGGCTATG tgTCTTGGTGAGAGCTGGTATCTATCTGTTGATGTTCAGTTGCACATATTGTCACCAATAGTATTGTTCTGGGTGCTAACTGGCAGAAAACTCTGGGCGTGGACTGCATTAACTCTTGGTTTATTAACATCTGTAGCTGCTGCCACTGCatataactttgttaataaCTTTCAATCGGGGATATTTTCACAAAA CATCgacaaaattcaaaaataccAAATTTACTATTACACGAATACTTTAACTCGCGCTTCTCCTTTCTTTGTGGGTATGGTTTTTGgttacatattacatatatgGAAAGGAAGActcttaaaaatcaataag gtAATAATTTGGATTATTTGGTTATGTGCTTTGTCACTTCTTGGCCTCGTGGTGTACTGCGTACGtttgaatttagaaaaagACTGGGACAATCAGTTGGtggacaatattttaaattctttcatGAGACCCGCTTGGGCTATAGGACTTGGATGGGTGATCTTTGCTTGTGAGAAAGGACATGGAG GTCCAATAAAATGGTTTCTATGTCTTGATATCTGGAAGTTACCAGCACGTTTGTCATACGctatgtatttaatacatttgacTTTAATCACCACAAAGTATTCGACTGCAAGTTTGCAAAATTACTTCTCCGTAGAAAATCTG atttttgACATAACAACATTTTTGATGATTACTATGTTGATTGCATTCGTGGCAACCCTGACTATTGATGCACCATTCACCACATTATTCaagcttttaatatttaaag ataaattaactacaaaaacacaaaatagaaCAGTTTCAAAAGAGTTATCAGAGACAGTTAATAATGGTCCAAATATATTGGAACATGAAGGTGAAATAAcctcaaaaaaaatataa